One segment of Ancylothrix sp. D3o DNA contains the following:
- a CDS encoding tetratricopeptide repeat protein, with translation MDYQNFISQLPALYHNWGNSTVYPKCNDFNLILEQPEETTNPNIMQLLNFAVSCMESNEVYCEIGCFEGANLIAALHNHPEKMAYAVENFSEFDLGGESYEKLLKNLSDFGLENQVFFCEQDLQEFLFELRNLETEDKIGVYFYDGTHDYRSHLMALMLAKPLLADEALIIIKNSSWEALKQATWDFLATHPQCQMLLDFSNTGDYPIWQGLQILSWDINQTHNYSWETFQEKEDKSVIQSIYSLPSEEKTNLLCNLDKQAALAYNQLNYRDTEKHYLSLIHLDRQNAEHWLNLGIFYLVKESFDKAQKSLIKALKIDDNNPAIHYNLGLTFEKFNDTSQAAHAYLYAISLDNKLIEAYNNLGNIYYNLGHLEDAEKIYCKAIEANPDHFGSYLNLGNVLMERKQIDQAIETYQKALKLKPGNSDIAFNLGFAFETKQEPSKAALYYGYTAYRRGKYKEAISHFQKFREINTETPEVEFYICLASCYTSEKQDEAAIELYKDGLNYYPKEGSLYFWYSLTLQRMGYTQEAITLAAEALAFVPDDLALKILSKLTLPVLYETPQEIDEYRQQFTERLQEIIQQTSLTTPQAKAKVLNGIGSWTNFYLQYQCRNDLELQKQYGEFVHKVMAANYPNWVKPLPMPPLSPLGKIRIGYVSANLKWHNGAKWALGWIKNHPSNEFEIYSYHLGRETDKITKRFSLSSDFYYHIPDDLEAACKQIISDNLHILVFTDIGMSPQITQMSGLRLAPAQCTAWGHPITSGSPTIDYYLSSDLMEPENAQEHYSETLIRLPNLGFSYEKPELPEKTKTRLDYGVREDAILYLCCQSLFKYLPQYDWIIAEIARHVPQSQFAFLSYNNSVNEKLKKRLQRAFEQVNLNSEDYCVILPTQSWVAYLNLNLVADIFLDTLEWSGGNSTLEAIACNLPVVTFPGEFMRGRHSYAILKMLGVTETIAKNEQEYIEIAVKLALDPEWRKSLIQKISESHDNVFNDKVCVAGLENFYRQVVQAELSKSEATLS, from the coding sequence ATGGACTATCAAAATTTTATTTCACAACTGCCGGCGCTTTATCACAACTGGGGAAATAGCACAGTTTACCCTAAATGCAATGATTTCAACTTAATTCTTGAGCAACCAGAAGAAACCACCAACCCCAATATCATGCAGTTGTTAAACTTTGCCGTTTCCTGTATGGAAAGCAACGAAGTTTACTGCGAAATAGGTTGTTTTGAAGGCGCAAACTTAATCGCAGCCTTACATAACCATCCTGAAAAAATGGCCTATGCAGTTGAAAACTTTTCCGAGTTTGATCTTGGGGGAGAAAGCTACGAAAAACTGCTCAAAAATTTAAGTGATTTTGGATTAGAAAATCAAGTATTTTTTTGCGAACAAGACTTACAAGAATTTTTGTTTGAACTGCGAAACTTAGAAACCGAAGATAAGATAGGGGTTTATTTTTATGATGGAACACACGATTATCGTTCGCATTTAATGGCTTTAATGCTGGCAAAACCCTTGCTCGCGGACGAGGCATTGATTATCATTAAAAACAGCAGTTGGGAAGCTCTAAAACAAGCAACCTGGGATTTTTTAGCTACCCATCCCCAATGCCAAATGTTACTAGATTTTTCAAATACCGGTGATTATCCTATTTGGCAAGGTTTACAGATTTTGAGTTGGGATATCAATCAAACTCATAATTATTCCTGGGAAACCTTTCAGGAAAAAGAAGATAAATCGGTTATTCAATCAATTTATAGCTTACCTTCAGAAGAAAAGACAAACCTCCTTTGTAACTTGGATAAGCAAGCAGCTTTAGCCTATAATCAACTCAACTATAGGGACACCGAGAAACACTATCTAAGCCTGATTCATTTAGACCGGCAGAATGCTGAGCATTGGCTCAATCTTGGCATTTTTTATCTCGTCAAAGAAAGCTTTGATAAAGCACAAAAAAGCCTCATTAAAGCTTTAAAAATAGATGATAATAACCCAGCAATTCACTATAATTTAGGCTTAACTTTTGAAAAATTTAATGATACTTCTCAAGCTGCCCACGCCTATCTATATGCCATTAGCCTCGACAACAAATTAATAGAAGCCTATAACAATTTGGGAAATATTTATTATAACTTAGGACATCTCGAAGATGCAGAAAAAATTTATTGCAAAGCCATAGAAGCCAATCCCGATCACTTTGGCAGCTATTTGAACTTGGGTAACGTTTTAATGGAGCGCAAACAGATAGATCAAGCCATAGAAACCTATCAAAAAGCCCTCAAATTAAAACCAGGTAATTCTGATATTGCTTTTAACTTGGGATTCGCATTTGAAACCAAACAAGAACCCAGCAAAGCAGCCCTTTACTATGGATACACCGCCTATCGCAGAGGCAAATATAAAGAAGCGATTAGCCACTTTCAAAAATTTCGAGAAATCAATACAGAAACACCGGAAGTAGAGTTTTATATTTGCCTGGCTTCCTGTTACACCTCAGAAAAACAAGATGAAGCCGCTATCGAACTCTATAAAGATGGATTAAATTATTATCCAAAAGAAGGCAGCCTTTACTTTTGGTATAGCCTGACATTGCAAAGAATGGGATACACCCAAGAAGCAATAACTCTTGCTGCTGAAGCTTTGGCATTTGTCCCCGATGATTTAGCTTTAAAAATTCTCAGCAAACTCACACTGCCGGTTTTGTACGAAACTCCCCAAGAAATTGACGAATACCGACAGCAATTTACAGAACGTTTACAAGAAATAATCCAGCAAACCTCCCTCACTACCCCACAAGCAAAAGCCAAAGTTTTAAATGGCATAGGATCGTGGACAAACTTCTATTTACAATACCAATGCCGCAATGATTTAGAACTACAAAAACAATATGGGGAATTTGTACATAAAGTCATGGCTGCCAATTACCCTAACTGGGTGAAACCTTTACCAATGCCACCCCTCAGCCCTTTAGGCAAAATTCGCATCGGCTATGTTTCAGCAAATTTAAAATGGCATAACGGTGCTAAATGGGCTCTAGGTTGGATAAAAAATCACCCCAGCAATGAGTTTGAAATATACTCCTATCATCTAGGGCGTGAAACCGACAAAATCACCAAAAGATTCAGCCTATCTAGTGACTTTTACTATCATATTCCCGATGACTTAGAAGCAGCCTGCAAGCAAATTATTAGCGATAACTTGCACATTTTAGTTTTTACAGATATAGGAATGTCTCCTCAAATAACTCAAATGAGCGGCCTGCGTTTAGCCCCAGCCCAATGTACCGCCTGGGGACATCCAATTACATCCGGTTCCCCAACTATAGACTATTACCTATCGAGCGATTTAATGGAGCCAGAAAACGCTCAAGAACATTATTCAGAAACATTAATTCGCCTACCAAACCTGGGATTTTCCTATGAAAAACCCGAACTTCCAGAAAAAACAAAAACTCGCTTAGACTATGGCGTTCGTGAAGATGCAATCTTATATTTATGCTGCCAATCTTTGTTTAAATATTTGCCGCAATATGACTGGATTATTGCTGAAATTGCCCGTCATGTTCCCCAATCTCAATTTGCCTTTCTTTCTTACAATAACTCGGTAAATGAAAAACTTAAAAAACGCCTTCAGCGAGCTTTTGAGCAAGTCAATTTAAATAGCGAAGACTATTGTGTTATCCTTCCAACGCAAAGTTGGGTTGCCTATTTAAACCTCAACTTAGTTGCTGATATCTTTTTAGATACATTAGAATGGTCTGGTGGAAATTCAACCCTAGAAGCTATTGCCTGCAATTTGCCGGTTGTCACTTTTCCAGGGGAATTTATGCGAGGGCGTCATTCCTACGCCATCTTAAAAATGTTAGGAGTCACAGAAACGATTGCAAAAAATGAACAAGAATATATCGAAATTGCCGTAAAATTAGCCCTTGATCCCGAATGGAGAAAAAGCCTCATTCAAAAAATTTCAGAGAGCCATGATAATGTTTTTAATGACAAGGTTTGTGTGGCCGGTTTAGAGAACTTTTACCGGCAAGTCGTCCAGGCAGAGTTATCCAAATCTGAAGCAACCTTGTCCTAA
- a CDS encoding tetratricopeptide repeat protein codes for MQYEKFIQRLPEFYENWGQPTVTPKNQHFKTLLPEIEALTNPNIMQLLNWAVECLEENEVYCEIGCFEGENLIAALHNHPEKMAYAVENFSEFDLGGESYEKLLKNLSDFGLENQVFFCEQNLQEFLFELRNLETEDKIGVYFYDGTHDYRSHLMALMLAKPLLADKALIIIKNSSWEALQQATWDFLATHPQCQMLLDFSNAGDYPIWQGLQILSWDVNQTLNYSWETLQEKQQKSVFQSIYKLPSQQKQNLTERLYKKAALAYKPDNYSQTENSYKILLRLDRNNVEHWLNLGIFYIQQEEYEQAQKSLVKALEIDDNHPDIHYNMGLVFEKLNDIQHAIYAYLRGISLNPKLIQAYNNLGNIYYSFGHIDDAENLFRKAIEANSDHFGSYLNLGNVLMERKEIEQAIETYKKALKLKPRDPDILFNIGFAFETKQEQSQASLYYAYAAYCRGEYQEAITQFKKFKETSAKTPDADSYVFMGMSYFHSKEFESAVEIYKEGLNFYPKDDRLHFWHCLSLQRMGYTKECIKVAGEGLAQLPKALSLGILNKLTLPILYETAQEIDQYRQQFTEGLNEIIQQTPLNTPEEKTTALNGVGNITNFYLQYQCRNDLELQKQYGEFVHKIMATNYPNWVKPLPMPPLSSSGKIRIGYVSAHFQFHTVSKYTIGWLKNHNPNEFEIYCYYIGRQKDFMTLQFQIHSYKYHHIADNFEAVCQQIINDKLHILVFPDIGMYPTLTQMAGLRLAAVQCMSWGHPITSGSPTIDYYLSSELMEPENGQQHYSEKLILLPNLGFSYTKPEFSVSEKTRADFSLREDSIVYLCCQSLFKYLPQHDWIIAEIARRVPQSQFAFLSNNKFVDEKFKKRLHQAFKQVNLDSEEYCIILPHQNWADYLKLNLISDIFLDTLDWSGGNTTLEAIACNLPVVTCPGEFMRGRHSYAILKMLGVTDTIAQNHAEYVEIAVKLGQDLEWRKNIIQRMAERHSYLYDDKVCAEALENFYRQVVHTGLVKSEAALS; via the coding sequence ATGCAATACGAAAAATTTATTCAGCGCTTACCAGAATTTTATGAAAATTGGGGACAGCCTACCGTCACCCCCAAAAACCAACATTTCAAAACACTATTACCCGAAATCGAAGCCTTGACAAATCCCAATATTATGCAGCTTTTAAACTGGGCTGTAGAATGTTTGGAAGAAAACGAAGTTTACTGCGAAATAGGTTGTTTTGAAGGAGAAAACTTAATCGCCGCTTTGCATAACCATCCAGAGAAAATGGCCTATGCTGTTGAGAACTTTTCCGAGTTTGATCTTGGGGGAGAAAGCTACGAAAAACTGCTCAAAAATTTAAGTGATTTTGGATTAGAAAATCAAGTATTTTTTTGTGAACAAAACTTGCAAGAATTTTTATTTGAACTGCGAAACTTAGAAACCGAAGATAAAATAGGGGTTTATTTTTATGATGGAACACACGATTATCGTTCGCATTTGATGGCTTTAATGCTGGCAAAACCCTTGCTGGCTGACAAGGCATTGATTATCATTAAAAACAGCAGTTGGGAAGCTCTACAACAAGCAACCTGGGATTTTTTAGCTACCCATCCCCAATGCCAAATGTTACTAGATTTTTCAAATGCCGGTGATTATCCTATTTGGCAAGGTTTACAGATTTTGAGTTGGGATGTCAATCAAACTCTGAATTATTCTTGGGAAACGTTGCAGGAAAAACAACAAAAATCAGTCTTTCAATCAATTTACAAATTACCTTCACAACAAAAGCAAAATCTCACCGAGAGGCTTTACAAAAAAGCTGCATTAGCTTATAAGCCTGACAACTACTCCCAGACAGAAAATTCCTATAAAATCCTCCTACGTTTAGACCGAAACAATGTCGAGCATTGGCTCAACTTAGGAATTTTCTATATCCAGCAAGAAGAGTATGAGCAAGCCCAAAAAAGCTTAGTCAAAGCCTTAGAAATTGATGATAATCATCCTGATATTCACTATAATATGGGCTTAGTTTTTGAAAAATTAAATGATATTCAACACGCGATTTATGCGTATTTACGAGGAATCAGCCTTAATCCAAAATTAATACAAGCCTATAACAACTTAGGCAATATTTATTATAGTTTTGGTCACATCGATGATGCCGAAAACCTTTTTCGTAAAGCCATAGAAGCGAATTCCGATCACTTTGGAAGCTATTTAAACTTGGGCAACGTTTTGATGGAACGTAAAGAAATTGAACAAGCAATAGAAACCTACAAAAAAGCCCTGAAATTAAAACCCCGCGACCCCGATATTCTTTTTAACATAGGATTCGCCTTTGAAACGAAACAGGAACAAAGCCAAGCATCTCTTTACTACGCTTACGCTGCCTATTGCCGAGGAGAATATCAAGAAGCCATTACCCAGTTTAAAAAGTTTAAAGAAACTTCCGCAAAAACACCAGATGCAGATTCCTATGTTTTTATGGGGATGTCTTACTTCCACAGCAAAGAATTTGAATCAGCAGTAGAAATCTATAAAGAAGGATTAAATTTTTATCCCAAAGACGACCGATTACACTTTTGGCATTGTCTTAGCCTACAAAGAATGGGATACACCAAAGAATGTATTAAAGTTGCCGGGGAAGGCTTAGCACAACTACCTAAAGCTCTTTCTTTAGGAATTCTCAACAAACTCACGTTACCAATTTTATACGAAACTGCCCAAGAAATTGATCAATATCGGCAACAATTTACCGAAGGCTTAAACGAAATAATCCAGCAAACCCCCCTCAACACCCCAGAAGAAAAAACCACCGCTCTCAACGGCGTAGGAAACATCACAAATTTCTATCTACAATATCAATGCCGTAATGACTTAGAACTGCAAAAACAATATGGGGAATTTGTTCATAAAATCATGGCAACAAATTACCCCAACTGGGTCAAACCTTTACCTATGCCGCCGCTGAGTTCATCCGGCAAAATTCGCATCGGTTATGTTTCAGCACATTTTCAATTCCACACCGTTAGTAAGTACACAATTGGCTGGCTAAAAAATCATAATCCCAACGAATTTGAAATTTATTGCTATTATATAGGTCGCCAAAAAGACTTTATGACGCTACAATTTCAAATTCACAGTTATAAATATCATCACATAGCTGATAACTTTGAAGCAGTTTGTCAACAAATTATTAACGATAAATTGCACATTCTCGTGTTTCCTGACATTGGAATGTACCCAACACTCACCCAAATGGCCGGCCTGCGTTTAGCAGCCGTTCAATGTATGTCATGGGGACATCCTATTACATCTGGCTCTCCCACGATAGATTACTATCTCTCCAGCGAACTCATGGAGCCAGAAAATGGTCAACAACACTATTCGGAAAAGCTAATTCTCCTCCCCAACCTCGGATTTTCTTATACAAAACCAGAATTTTCTGTCTCAGAAAAGACCCGTGCTGATTTTAGCTTACGGGAGGATTCAATTGTTTATTTATGCTGCCAGTCACTGTTTAAATATTTGCCCCAGCATGACTGGATTATTGCTGAAATTGCTCGTCGTGTGCCTCAATCTCAATTTGCTTTTTTATCTAACAACAAATTCGTGGATGAAAAGTTTAAAAAACGTCTTCACCAGGCTTTTAAACAAGTCAATTTAGACAGCGAAGAGTATTGTATTATTCTCCCCCACCAAAACTGGGCTGATTATTTAAAACTCAACTTAATATCCGATATCTTTTTAGATACACTAGACTGGTCTGGTGGTAACACAACCCTAGAAGCGATTGCCTGTAATTTGCCAGTTGTCACCTGTCCAGGGGAATTCATGCGCGGACGACATTCTTACGCCATCTTGAAAATGCTGGGTGTTACAGACACCATCGCTCAAAATCATGCCGAATATGTCGAAATTGCTGTCAAATTAGGCCAGGATTTAGAATGGCGAAAAAATATCATTCAGCGCATGGCAGAACGTCATTCCTATCTCTACGATGATAAAGTTTGTGCCGAGGCACTAGAAAACTTTTACCGGCAAGTTGTCCACACAGGGTTAGTTAAATCTGAAGCAGCTTTGTCTTGA
- a CDS encoding O-linked N-acetylglucosamine transferase, SPINDLY family protein: MKVNLSPAESENLEQLAYEYLLKQEYDQAISLYEQAIKNSPQQKSSYWYLGLLFLLAGKEEEANTTWLCGMIDGEDEEIERWTAELVQVLDSEAVRLSALGEDSLVWLLREHLRQVMPTHINNLLLLVQLAIKQENLAAEDLTNWGVISVLQDAVPVGVDKNLLMQTLQQIFDFAPLHPLTLEFAGACVEHLKENNDFSLLLMLMAGKIHYSMSRPDLAISLVNICLKIDENYGEFWAHLCSYLIGNQNYIEAIKAAKRCYDVSENLIDKIYGNHQLIRALMSAGGYWDEACLALQEQESLLLSLIENPPPFLNNLTASRLLSACFFFPYFFDAPQQYRVLQNQVARLCQSYLEDYVGEVAKEYQPASRKNKSLKASAKVLKLGYISHCFNSHSVGWLARSLFKEHDRKRFELYGYFLTYKPKKEPVQEWYEKQMDHVRKIEGNNSLEIAQQIVEDEIDILIDLDSLTLDTTCEVMSFKPAPVQVSWLGWDASGLPTIDYYIADCYVLPDSAQEYYTEKIWRLPDSYIAVDGFEVGLPTLRREDLEIPTDAVVYFTGQSGYKRHRETAKLQLKIIKAVPNSYLLIKGLAEAESIRNFFTQLAEEEGVSADRLRFLPLVPSEEIHRANLALADVVLDTFPYNGATTTLETLWVGVPLVTRVGQQFAARNSYTMMMNVGVTEGIAWTDEEYVEWGIRLGKDRELRKEICWKLWQSRKTSPLWNGKKFTCEMERAYEEMWQRYLEG, from the coding sequence ATGAAGGTCAATTTATCGCCGGCTGAGTCTGAAAATTTGGAGCAGCTTGCCTATGAGTATTTGCTAAAACAAGAGTATGATCAGGCGATCTCGCTTTACGAGCAAGCGATTAAAAATTCACCGCAACAAAAGTCTTCTTACTGGTATTTGGGATTGTTGTTTTTGTTAGCAGGCAAAGAGGAGGAAGCTAACACAACATGGCTGTGTGGGATGATTGATGGAGAGGATGAGGAGATTGAGCGCTGGACAGCAGAACTTGTGCAGGTTTTGGATAGCGAAGCTGTGCGACTCTCGGCATTAGGTGAAGATTCTCTGGTGTGGTTGCTGCGAGAGCACCTACGCCAAGTGATGCCGACGCATATCAATAATTTATTACTTTTGGTGCAATTGGCAATTAAACAGGAGAATTTGGCGGCTGAAGATTTGACTAATTGGGGAGTTATTTCTGTGTTGCAAGATGCGGTGCCTGTTGGGGTTGACAAAAATTTATTGATGCAAACATTACAGCAAATTTTTGATTTTGCGCCTTTGCATCCTTTAACCCTAGAGTTTGCCGGTGCTTGTGTGGAGCATTTAAAAGAAAATAACGATTTTTCTTTACTTTTAATGTTGATGGCGGGAAAAATTCATTATTCCATGAGCCGGCCAGATTTGGCAATTTCTCTAGTCAATATATGTCTAAAGATAGATGAAAATTATGGGGAATTTTGGGCGCATTTATGTAGTTATCTGATCGGTAATCAAAATTATATTGAGGCAATTAAGGCGGCAAAACGTTGTTATGATGTAAGCGAAAATTTAATAGATAAAATTTATGGCAATCACCAACTAATCAGAGCTTTGATGAGTGCCGGTGGATATTGGGATGAGGCGTGTTTGGCTTTGCAAGAGCAAGAATCTTTGCTATTGTCGTTGATTGAAAATCCGCCACCTTTTTTAAATAATTTGACGGCTTCTCGTTTACTTTCTGCGTGCTTCTTTTTTCCTTATTTTTTTGATGCGCCTCAGCAATATCGAGTTTTGCAAAATCAAGTGGCACGGCTTTGTCAGTCTTATTTAGAGGATTATGTGGGTGAGGTTGCTAAGGAATATCAACCGGCTTCCAGAAAAAATAAAAGTTTGAAAGCCTCGGCTAAAGTTTTAAAACTGGGCTATATTTCTCATTGTTTTAATAGTCATTCTGTGGGATGGTTGGCTCGTTCGCTTTTTAAAGAACATGATCGCAAACGCTTTGAACTTTATGGGTATTTTCTTACTTATAAACCAAAGAAAGAGCCGGTGCAAGAATGGTATGAGAAACAAATGGATCATGTTCGCAAAATTGAAGGAAATAACAGTTTAGAAATTGCTCAGCAAATTGTAGAAGACGAAATCGATATTTTAATTGATTTAGATAGTTTAACGTTGGATACAACTTGTGAAGTAATGAGTTTTAAACCGGCCCCAGTTCAAGTTAGTTGGTTGGGGTGGGATGCTTCGGGGTTGCCGACAATTGATTATTATATTGCTGACTGTTATGTTTTGCCTGATTCGGCTCAAGAATATTACACAGAAAAAATCTGGCGTTTACCTGATAGTTATATTGCTGTAGATGGTTTTGAGGTGGGGTTGCCAACGCTAAGGCGGGAAGATTTAGAAATTCCTACAGATGCAGTGGTTTATTTCACCGGCCAAAGCGGTTACAAGCGGCATCGAGAAACGGCAAAATTACAGCTAAAAATTATTAAAGCAGTGCCCAATAGTTATCTTTTAATTAAAGGTTTGGCAGAAGCAGAATCAATCCGAAATTTTTTCACTCAGCTTGCTGAAGAAGAAGGGGTGAGTGCAGACAGATTACGATTTTTACCGCTTGTTCCTTCTGAGGAAATTCACCGAGCTAATTTGGCTTTGGCGGATGTGGTGTTAGATACTTTTCCCTATAATGGTGCAACAACGACGCTGGAGACGTTATGGGTGGGAGTTCCTTTGGTGACGAGGGTGGGTCAACAATTTGCAGCCCGCAATAGTTACACAATGATGATGAATGTAGGTGTGACGGAGGGAATTGCTTGGACGGATGAAGAGTATGTGGAGTGGGGAATTCGTTTAGGGAAAGATCGGGAATTGCGAAAAGAGATTTGTTGGAAATTGTGGCAATCTCGAAAAACTTCGCCGCTGTGGAATGGTAAGAAATTTACCTGTGAAATGGAAAGGGCTTATGAAGAAATGTGGCAGCGTTATTTAGAGGGGTAA
- a CDS encoding type IV pilin-like G/H family protein has protein sequence MKSEFKAKFLQHLNQKRQDKGFTLIELLVVVIIIGILAAVALPSLLSQTNKAKQVEARNNAGAMNRAQQAVYLEKQAFASQLSDLGISVKNSENYSYSISGGGTNVSEVRNIANIIGTNNLKGYQGYVYTTVNNVGGVNEALTSAILCEAKNPNNNAGNATVTSNEANCATGDAKMG, from the coding sequence ATGAAGAGCGAATTTAAAGCCAAATTCCTGCAACACCTTAATCAAAAGAGACAAGATAAAGGTTTCACCCTGATTGAACTGCTGGTTGTGGTTATCATTATTGGTATTTTGGCTGCTGTTGCGTTGCCTTCGTTGTTGAGCCAAACTAACAAAGCCAAGCAAGTTGAAGCTAGAAATAATGCAGGTGCGATGAACCGGGCGCAACAAGCGGTTTATCTGGAAAAACAAGCCTTTGCCTCTCAACTCAGTGACTTGGGAATTTCTGTAAAAAACAGTGAGAACTATTCCTACTCTATTAGTGGTGGTGGAACTAACGTAAGTGAGGTTCGTAATATTGCAAACATCATAGGCACAAATAACCTGAAAGGATATCAAGGTTATGTCTACACTACCGTCAACAACGTCGGTGGTGTGAACGAAGCCTTGACTTCGGCCATCCTGTGCGAAGCCAAAAACCCCAACAACAACGCAGGTAATGCTACTGTAACTAGTAACGAGGCCAACTGTGCAACTGGTGATGCCAAGATGGGTTAA
- a CDS encoding class I SAM-dependent methyltransferase, producing the protein MTDDAEMLEKIRRQFDRGPYPRKPLDVSPKKSYDVLFNHSLITAYYLRNHKLIETEGKVILDAGCGSGYKALALAEANPGAKIVGIDISEESIKLSKERLNFHGFNEFEGYVLAIEDLPQLGMQFDYINMDEVLYLLQDPVAGLQAMKAVLKPEGIIRTNFHSYYQRFYFFQAQKTFKMMGLMDENPGEMEMEVVREIIDALKNDVVLKARSWLASPLEKNEEWLLCNYLLQGDKGFTISEMFEILKAAGLEFISMVNWRQWDLLNLFKDQNNLPAFLAMSLPELSMQEQLHLFELLHPIHRLLDFWCGHPGEAKPGVPVSEWQPADWENVTVHLHPQFRNEDAKQDLITSIEASRAFELSRYIPNVSLTPLMVESSTAATLLPLWDGGMPVSQLVERRLKIRPVDSVTLEPVSYEQAWEQVTGLLTELETFMYVLLERS; encoded by the coding sequence ATGACTGATGATGCGGAAATGTTGGAAAAAATTCGCCGCCAATTTGATAGGGGCCCTTATCCGAGAAAGCCGTTAGATGTTTCTCCTAAAAAAAGTTATGATGTTTTGTTTAATCATAGTTTAATTACGGCGTATTATTTAAGGAATCACAAGTTAATTGAAACTGAAGGAAAGGTGATTTTAGATGCCGGTTGTGGTAGTGGCTATAAAGCTTTAGCTCTGGCGGAGGCAAATCCGGGGGCGAAAATTGTGGGGATTGATATTTCTGAAGAATCAATAAAATTATCTAAGGAACGCTTAAATTTTCATGGTTTTAATGAGTTTGAAGGCTATGTTCTAGCGATAGAAGATTTGCCACAATTGGGGATGCAGTTTGATTATATAAATATGGATGAAGTGCTTTATTTATTGCAAGATCCGGTGGCCGGTTTGCAGGCAATGAAAGCCGTACTGAAGCCAGAGGGAATTATTAGGACTAATTTCCATAGCTATTATCAAAGGTTTTATTTTTTCCAGGCTCAAAAAACGTTTAAAATGATGGGGCTGATGGATGAAAACCCAGGCGAAATGGAAATGGAAGTGGTGCGGGAGATTATTGATGCTCTGAAAAATGATGTGGTGCTGAAAGCGAGAAGTTGGTTAGCGAGTCCTTTGGAAAAAAACGAAGAATGGCTGCTGTGTAATTATTTGTTACAGGGAGATAAAGGATTTACGATTTCTGAAATGTTCGAGATCCTGAAGGCGGCTGGTTTAGAGTTTATTAGTATGGTGAATTGGCGACAGTGGGATTTGTTGAATCTTTTTAAAGATCAGAACAATTTACCGGCTTTTCTGGCGATGAGTTTACCGGAACTTTCGATGCAGGAGCAGTTACATTTGTTTGAGTTGCTCCATCCGATCCACCGGCTTCTGGATTTTTGGTGCGGACATCCGGGGGAAGCAAAACCAGGGGTGCCGGTGAGTGAGTGGCAGCCGGCAGATTGGGAAAATGTAACGGTACACTTGCATCCACAGTTTAGAAATGAGGATGCTAAGCAAGATTTGATTACGTCTATAGAAGCTAGTAGAGCTTTTGAACTCAGCCGATATATTCCAAATGTGTCGCTGACGCCGCTGATGGTGGAAAGTTCAACGGCGGCGACGCTGCTGCCTTTGTGGGATGGTGGAATGCCGGTGAGTCAGTTGGTGGAGCGACGCTTAAAGATCAGGCCGGTGGATTCGGTGACGCTTGAGCCGGTGAGCTATGAGCAGGCGTGGGAGCAAGTGACTGGTTTGCTAACGGAACTGGAAACCTTTATGTATGTGCTTTTGGAACGTTCGTGA
- a CDS encoding biopolymer transporter ExbD — translation MKINFDSPAEDARIEIVPLIDVIFCILTFFILAALQLTRQQAISVDLPKASTAQPQVRRELLLVQLDAFGQVYVQSQRVNLEQLSQELLDYRYKNPAGLMVLYAAKETKYNDVVQILDKMREIGGERVALATLPGSENQPSNAQPNAPINPPTPNLTPLPPGVAPGTVLPPGMQPLPGVTQPSGVPAPPADLNSGAGENR, via the coding sequence ATGAAAATTAACTTTGATTCTCCTGCGGAAGACGCTCGGATCGAAATTGTGCCGCTGATTGATGTCATTTTTTGTATTTTGACATTTTTTATTTTGGCGGCTTTGCAATTAACTCGTCAGCAGGCAATTTCGGTGGATTTACCAAAGGCAAGTACGGCTCAACCGCAGGTACGGCGCGAGTTGTTGCTTGTACAATTGGATGCTTTTGGTCAGGTTTATGTTCAATCTCAGCGCGTTAATTTGGAGCAGCTTAGTCAAGAGTTACTTGATTACCGTTATAAGAATCCGGCGGGGCTTATGGTGCTTTATGCGGCGAAGGAAACGAAATATAATGATGTGGTACAAATTTTAGATAAAATGCGAGAAATTGGTGGCGAAAGGGTGGCCTTGGCAACTCTTCCCGGTTCGGAGAATCAGCCTTCTAATGCTCAGCCAAATGCACCGATTAATCCTCCAACACCAAATTTGACTCCCCTACCTCCTGGGGTGGCTCCTGGGACGGTTTTGCCTCCAGGGATGCAGCCTTTGCCTGGGGTTACTCAGCCGTCTGGGGTGCCGGCACCGCCTGCGGATCTTAATTCTGGGGCCGGTGAAAATCGTTAA